Proteins encoded together in one Catellatospora citrea window:
- a CDS encoding PASTA domain-containing protein yields MSDEQRHDDSDPAAGASGPGPSPDETAPMPAHRRDGGSGSDDEATTVLPAGGPADDEATTVLPAGGHTPDDATTVLPGGGRPGDEATTVLPAGGPVGVPRGGEPTSVLPPVAGRPVPPDERTSVLPAQDVWTGRAGVPARESGPVRGATPPPGIEYGEGPRTWRAPLVIIGLALLLLALFAVAAWLALRGGGPTPAPSTSPTPALTSAAPSSAAPSPSVSASPSPAASTVTVPSNLVGMSQQEAIDALNAAGLNPRITLRTTDEADPGTVVEVDPEGGSVVDAGETVTIVVASAPASPSAEPSPSAEASPSPDED; encoded by the coding sequence ATGTCCGATGAGCAGCGGCACGACGACAGCGATCCGGCGGCGGGCGCGAGCGGCCCGGGGCCGTCTCCCGACGAGACCGCCCCCATGCCTGCTCACCGCCGGGACGGAGGGTCCGGGTCCGACGACGAGGCGACGACCGTGCTGCCCGCGGGCGGGCCGGCCGACGACGAGGCCACGACCGTCCTTCCCGCGGGTGGGCATACCCCGGACGACGCGACGACCGTGCTGCCCGGGGGCGGCCGACCCGGCGACGAGGCGACGACCGTGCTACCGGCGGGCGGACCCGTGGGCGTGCCCCGGGGAGGCGAGCCGACCTCGGTGCTGCCGCCCGTCGCCGGCCGTCCGGTCCCGCCGGACGAGCGCACCTCGGTGCTGCCGGCCCAGGACGTCTGGACCGGTCGGGCGGGCGTGCCCGCCCGGGAGTCCGGGCCGGTGCGCGGCGCCACCCCGCCGCCCGGCATCGAGTACGGCGAGGGCCCGCGCACCTGGCGGGCGCCGCTGGTCATCATCGGGCTCGCGCTGCTGCTGCTGGCGTTGTTCGCGGTGGCCGCCTGGCTCGCGTTGCGCGGCGGCGGGCCGACTCCGGCGCCGAGCACCTCGCCGACCCCCGCGCTGACCTCGGCCGCGCCCAGCAGCGCCGCGCCGAGCCCGTCGGTGTCCGCGTCGCCCTCACCGGCGGCGTCGACGGTCACGGTGCCGTCGAACCTGGTGGGCATGTCGCAGCAGGAGGCCATCGACGCGCTGAACGCGGCGGGCCTGAACCCGCGGATCACGCTGCGCACCACCGATGAAGCCGATCCGGGCACCGTGGTCGAGGTGGACCCGGAAGGCGGCTCGGTGGTGGACGCAGGGGAGACGGTGACCATCGTGGTGGCCTCGGCCCCGGCCAGCCCGTCTGCCGAGCCGAGCCCGAGCGCGGAGGCGAGCCCCAGCCCGGACGAGGACTGA
- a CDS encoding helix-turn-helix domain-containing protein — MTTRQSPTVRRRRLGAELRKRREHAGITLEFVAERMECSQSKISRIETGHSSVTSRDVRDMLTIYNTPADEVDVLVEIAKEARQKGWWHPYSNVLVGAYVGLEAAASSIRAYEQQVVPGLLQSADYAEAMIRGAWPDWDEEAIMNRVRVRMGRQSLLTRQDDAIRFQVVLDESVVSRPVGGDEVMRDQLRLLAEAASWPNVTLQVLPFEAGPHAGMDGTFAILEFPEPGDSDVVYAENATGGLFLEKNDELGKYTKIFENIRRAALSPEESAELIAQLAEEPLWKSRPRGFESI, encoded by the coding sequence GTGACAACCCGACAGAGCCCGACCGTGCGCCGACGAAGACTCGGTGCCGAACTGCGCAAGCGGCGCGAACATGCCGGCATCACGCTGGAGTTCGTGGCCGAGAGGATGGAGTGCTCACAGTCCAAGATCTCGCGGATCGAGACCGGGCACAGCTCGGTGACCAGTCGCGACGTCCGCGACATGCTGACGATCTACAACACGCCGGCCGACGAGGTCGACGTGCTGGTGGAGATCGCCAAGGAGGCGCGCCAGAAGGGCTGGTGGCATCCCTACAGCAACGTGCTCGTGGGCGCTTATGTCGGGCTGGAGGCCGCGGCCAGCTCCATCCGCGCGTACGAACAGCAGGTTGTCCCCGGCCTGCTGCAGTCAGCAGATTATGCCGAGGCGATGATTCGCGGCGCCTGGCCGGACTGGGACGAAGAAGCGATCATGAATCGTGTCCGTGTCCGGATGGGCCGTCAATCGTTGCTCACGCGACAAGACGATGCGATCAGGTTTCAGGTGGTGCTCGATGAGTCGGTGGTGAGCCGGCCCGTGGGCGGCGACGAGGTTATGCGAGACCAGCTTCGACTACTGGCCGAAGCAGCCTCGTGGCCTAACGTGACCTTGCAGGTGTTGCCGTTCGAGGCAGGTCCACACGCCGGTATGGACGGTACTTTCGCCATCCTGGAGTTTCCCGAACCGGGGGATTCAGATGTCGTTTACGCGGAGAATGCGACCGGGGGACTCTTCCTGGAGAAAAACGACGAGCTGGGGAAGTACACCAAGATCTTCGAGAACATCCGGAGGGCTGCGTTGAGCCCCGAGGAGTCCGCCGAGCTGATCGCACAACTGGCGGAGGAGCCACTATGGAAATCGAGACCAAGGGGTTTCGAGTCGATCTGA
- a CDS encoding DUF397 domain-containing protein yields the protein METKGFRVDLSEARWYKSTRSGPNCDNCVEVAFVGGAIALRDSKNPTGPALIFTPDEWDAFVEGAKDGEFDL from the coding sequence ATCGAGACCAAGGGGTTTCGAGTCGATCTGAGCGAAGCGCGTTGGTACAAGAGCACGCGGAGTGGGCCGAACTGCGACAACTGTGTTGAAGTCGCGTTCGTTGGTGGTGCGATCGCGTTGCGCGACTCCAAGAACCCCACCGGGCCGGCGCTGATCTTCACGCCGGACGAGTGGGACGCTTTTGTGGAGGGTGCCAAGGACGGGGAGTTCGATCTCTAG